The proteins below come from a single Corylus avellana chromosome ca3, CavTom2PMs-1.0 genomic window:
- the LOC132175616 gene encoding abscisic acid receptor PYR1-like: MKKGERSMAEQDTEESHGSVAHHMAVPPGLTQDEFDELRQFVTEFHTYGVGPGQCSSLLAQHINAPLRTVWSIARRFDKPQTYKHFIKSCEVGDNFRMTVGCTRDVNVISGLPAATSTERLDILDDERHVTGFSITGGEHRLRNYRSVTTVHEVERDGKIWTVVLESYVVDVPDGNTEEDTRLFADTVVKLNLQKLASVAEGIARDGDAKSRGD, encoded by the coding sequence ATGAAGAAAGGCGAGAGATCAATGGCGGAACAAGATACAGAGGAATCGCACGGCAGCGTGGCCCACCACATGGCTGTCCCACCCGGGTTGACCCAGGACGAATTCGACGAGTTGAGGCAGTTCGTGACCGAGTTCCACACCTACGGAGTCGGCCCCGGCCAATGCTCTTCCCTACTCGCGCAGCACATCAACGCGCCCCTACGCACCGTTTGGTCCATCGCACGCCGGTTCGACAAGCCCCAGACCTACAAGCACTTCATCAAGAGCTGCGAGGTCGGCGACAACTTTAGGATGACCGTCGGGTGCACCAGGGACGTGAATGTTATCTCGGGGCTACCGGCTGCCACGAGTACGGAGAGACTGGATATACTGGACGACGAACGACACGTCACGGGGTTTAGTATTACCGGCGGGGAGCACCGGTTGAGGAATTACCGATCGGTCACCACGGTGCACGAGGTGGAGCGCGACGGGAAGATCTGGACCGTTGTTTTGGAGTCCTACGTGGTGGACGTTCCCGATGGGAACACCGAGGAGGACACGCGTCTGTTCGCGGACACCGTTGTGAAGTTGAATCTCCAGAAGCTGGCGTCAGTCGCCGAAGGGATTGCCCGTGACGGTGACGCTAAGTCAAGAGGTGATTGA